In one Parageobacillus genomosp. 1 genomic region, the following are encoded:
- the cdr gene encoding CoA-disulfide reductase, which yields MRKIVIVGGVAGGATAAARLRRLSEKYQIIMFERGEYISFANCGLPYYIGEVITDRNKLLVQTVEGMAKRFRIDVRNLSEVTAIHRDRKTVTVKNIRTGEEYEETYDKLILSPGAKPMIPPIPGIHETNALFTLRNLSDTDKIKAYIDHEKPKSAVVIGGGFIGVEMAENLVKRGVNVTLVEMSNQVLAPIDYEMASIVHAHMRENGVNLILEDGVKAFEDNGRRIILNSGRTFETDMIILAIGVQPESQLAKNAGLELGVRGTIKVNEYLQTSDPNIYAIGDAIEVKNYIHGFATFVPLAWPANRQGRLVADHIHGLDVKYNGTLGTAIVKIFELTVAATGNNEKILKQLGIPYEVVHVHPMSHAGYYPNATQMTLKLIFDKETGKIYGAQAVGKDGVDKRIDVIATAIKGGLTVHDLPDLELAYAPPFSSAKDPVNMAGYVASNILDGMVETVQWHEIDEIIANGGTLIDVRTPKEAARGTIHGAINIPLDELRERLAELPKDKTIYVTCQVGLRGYLATRILRDNGFRAKNLDGGYKLYSSVFGAKH from the coding sequence ATGAGAAAAATTGTGATTGTCGGCGGGGTAGCAGGGGGAGCTACCGCAGCAGCCCGTTTACGCCGATTAAGCGAAAAATACCAAATTATTATGTTTGAAAGAGGCGAATACATTTCGTTTGCCAACTGCGGCCTGCCTTATTATATCGGTGAAGTCATTACAGATAGAAACAAACTATTAGTCCAAACGGTTGAAGGGATGGCGAAGCGTTTTCGTATTGATGTTCGCAATTTAAGCGAAGTCACAGCGATTCATCGTGACCGTAAAACCGTTACAGTCAAAAATATCCGCACTGGCGAAGAATACGAAGAAACATACGATAAGTTAATTTTGTCGCCTGGCGCAAAGCCGATGATACCGCCAATTCCTGGAATTCATGAAACCAACGCGTTATTTACGCTTCGCAATCTATCTGATACAGATAAAATAAAAGCGTATATCGATCACGAAAAACCAAAAAGCGCCGTAGTCATTGGCGGAGGGTTTATCGGTGTCGAGATGGCAGAAAACTTAGTTAAACGCGGGGTAAACGTAACGCTTGTGGAAATGTCGAATCAAGTGTTGGCACCGATTGACTATGAGATGGCATCGATCGTTCACGCGCATATGCGAGAAAATGGCGTAAATTTGATTTTGGAAGATGGCGTGAAAGCTTTCGAAGACAACGGCCGACGTATTATTCTAAATAGCGGCCGCACGTTTGAAACCGATATGATTATTTTGGCCATCGGGGTGCAGCCAGAAAGTCAATTAGCGAAAAACGCCGGCCTTGAGCTTGGGGTGCGCGGCACTATCAAAGTCAATGAATATTTGCAAACATCGGATCCGAACATTTACGCCATCGGCGATGCTATCGAAGTAAAAAACTACATTCACGGTTTTGCGACGTTCGTCCCTCTTGCATGGCCGGCGAACCGCCAAGGCCGCCTGGTAGCGGACCATATTCACGGACTCGATGTGAAATACAATGGCACATTAGGAACCGCCATCGTGAAAATTTTCGAATTAACCGTTGCAGCAACAGGAAATAATGAAAAAATCTTAAAACAACTTGGCATTCCATACGAAGTTGTCCATGTTCATCCGATGAGCCATGCGGGCTATTATCCAAATGCAACCCAAATGACATTGAAATTGATTTTTGACAAAGAAACAGGCAAAATTTACGGTGCGCAAGCTGTTGGGAAAGATGGCGTCGACAAACGTATTGACGTCATCGCAACCGCTATTAAAGGCGGCTTAACGGTTCATGATTTACCGGATTTAGAACTCGCCTACGCACCGCCGTTTTCTTCCGCAAAAGATCCGGTGAATATGGCGGGTTACGTCGCTTCGAACATCCTCGATGGAATGGTGGAAACCGTGCAATGGCATGAAATTGATGAAATCATTGCAAACGGAGGCACGCTCATCGACGTTCGTACACCAAAAGAAGCCGCACGTGGAACCATCCATGGTGCCATAAATATTCCGCTTGATGAACTGCGCGAACGTTTAGCGGAACTTCCGAAAGACAAAACCATTTACGTAACATGTCAAGTCGGCTTGCGTGGATATTTAGCGACACGAATTTTGCGCGACAACGGTTTCCGCGCGAAAAATTTAGATGGCGGCTATAAATTGTACTCTTCCGTATTTGGTGCAAAACATTAA
- a CDS encoding VOC family protein, with protein MIKRIATVAIYVEDQQKAKEFWTEKAGFEVVAEHPMGPNAFWLEVAPKGAQTALVIYPKSMMKDWNERKPSIVFECDDVLGTYETMKAKGVEFLGEPQKMQWGTFVQFKDNDGNEFILKG; from the coding sequence ATGATTAAACGCATTGCAACTGTTGCTATTTATGTAGAAGACCAGCAAAAAGCGAAAGAGTTTTGGACAGAAAAAGCAGGGTTTGAAGTGGTCGCTGAGCATCCAATGGGGCCGAATGCTTTTTGGCTGGAAGTAGCTCCAAAAGGGGCACAAACAGCATTGGTCATTTATCCAAAATCAATGATGAAAGATTGGAATGAAAGAAAGCCGTCTATTGTGTTTGAGTGCGATGATGTGCTAGGTACATATGAAACGATGAAAGCTAAAGGTGTGGAATTTTTAGGAGAACCGCAAAAAATGCAATGGGGCACATTTGTACAATTCAAGGATAACGATGGAAATGAATTCATTCTAAAAGGCTAG
- a CDS encoding Rrf2 family transcriptional regulator translates to MKISSRFTVAVHILALLALEKNAHCTSEWIAGSVNTNPVVVRRVIGQLKKAGFVQVRPGTGGAFLTKDTQEITLLDIYRAAEVVEGGELFQIHEHPNPQCPVGANIQAVLEVILHRAQAAMENVLREIRLHDIVTTLAQKIEANRP, encoded by the coding sequence ATGAAAATTAGCAGCCGTTTTACTGTTGCAGTCCACATTTTAGCTTTATTAGCATTGGAAAAAAACGCGCACTGTACATCGGAATGGATTGCCGGAAGCGTTAATACGAATCCGGTCGTTGTCCGACGCGTAATCGGGCAGCTAAAAAAAGCAGGATTTGTTCAAGTCCGCCCGGGGACGGGGGGAGCGTTTCTTACGAAGGATACGCAAGAGATTACCCTGCTTGACATTTATCGGGCGGCCGAAGTAGTAGAAGGGGGAGAGTTGTTTCAAATTCATGAACATCCAAATCCGCAATGTCCAGTAGGGGCAAATATTCAAGCCGTTCTTGAAGTCATCTTGCATCGGGCGCAAGCGGCAATGGAAAACGTTTTGCGGGAAATCCGCCTGCACGATATTGTGACGACATTAGCGCAAAAAATCGAAGCGAATCGTCCATAA
- a CDS encoding VOC family protein → MNDIIHPQTTIGHVHLIVSNLERSLRFYTEIIGFRILKQHQHEAVLTADGVTPLVVLEEKADAVPKPPRTTGLYHFAILVPDRKSLAQSLLHLLESGYPLQGASDHLFSEAVYLADPDGNGIEIYADRPVEKWEKTANGEYKGVTEPLDVNNLLAQAGTKAWSCLPKQTRIGHIHLHVAHIDEAYAFYVQGLGFEPTIRMGTHALFVSAGGYHHHIGLNTWAGVGAPKPPANAVGLRVFSIVLPDETERQKVAERLQHIGASVRRSENGILTSDPFGNEIELIIQQ, encoded by the coding sequence ATGAACGATATCATTCATCCTCAAACAACGATCGGACATGTTCATCTTATCGTATCCAATTTGGAACGGTCGCTTCGTTTCTATACAGAAATTATCGGTTTTCGCATATTAAAACAACATCAACACGAAGCGGTATTAACCGCAGATGGGGTTACCCCGTTAGTGGTGCTCGAGGAAAAAGCGGATGCGGTGCCGAAGCCGCCGCGGACAACGGGACTGTATCATTTCGCGATTTTAGTGCCTGACAGAAAGAGCCTCGCGCAGTCGCTGCTTCATTTATTGGAGAGCGGTTATCCGCTGCAAGGAGCATCCGATCATTTGTTCAGCGAGGCAGTGTATTTGGCTGACCCGGACGGAAACGGCATTGAAATATACGCCGATCGGCCGGTGGAAAAGTGGGAAAAGACGGCAAACGGAGAATATAAAGGGGTGACCGAGCCGTTAGATGTGAACAATTTGCTTGCGCAAGCGGGAACAAAAGCGTGGTCGTGCCTTCCAAAGCAAACGCGGATTGGCCATATCCACCTCCATGTCGCCCATATAGATGAAGCTTATGCTTTTTATGTGCAAGGGTTAGGCTTTGAGCCAACGATCCGCATGGGAACGCACGCGTTATTCGTATCCGCGGGCGGCTATCATCATCATATCGGACTGAACACATGGGCTGGAGTCGGGGCACCAAAACCGCCAGCGAACGCTGTAGGACTACGTGTATTTTCCATTGTACTTCCAGATGAAACAGAAAGACAGAAAGTAGCGGAACGGCTGCAACATATCGGTGCATCGGTGCGGCGAAGCGAAAATGGCATATTGACAAGCGATCCGTTTGGCAACGAAATCGAGTTGATCATTCAGCAATAG
- a CDS encoding DUF6141 family protein — protein sequence MREVQRPPWYANALVLIVTAVMWYGFIQQIIFGIPFGAKPASDTGMWGLFLLFDICFPLFFLSLKLVTKTEKEGLVIRFFPFHSRVIPYQQIKNVQVQPYHPMSYGGWGIRWSLKKGRAYTMKGKKGIWIELTDGDGLYLGSQKPEELAKYIQRECLHR from the coding sequence ATGCGCGAAGTACAGCGTCCGCCTTGGTATGCGAACGCGCTTGTCCTTATTGTCACCGCTGTTATGTGGTACGGATTTATCCAGCAAATCATATTTGGCATCCCATTTGGCGCGAAGCCGGCAAGCGATACAGGAATGTGGGGCTTGTTTCTGTTGTTCGACATTTGTTTTCCTCTCTTCTTTTTGTCGCTGAAACTAGTCACAAAAACGGAAAAAGAAGGACTCGTCATTCGTTTTTTCCCATTTCACTCCCGTGTTATTCCATATCAACAAATCAAAAACGTTCAAGTCCAGCCTTATCATCCTATGTCCTACGGCGGCTGGGGAATTCGCTGGAGCTTGAAAAAAGGCCGTGCTTACACGATGAAAGGAAAGAAGGGAATATGGATCGAACTGACAGACGGAGACGGTTTGTACCTTGGCTCGCAAAAACCGGAAGAACTTGCGAAATATATACAAAGAGAGTGTTTGCACCGCTAA
- the sugE gene encoding quaternary ammonium compound efflux SMR transporter SugE: MAWVYLVIAGIFEVVWAVALKYTMGFTRLVPSIITVFGALASFYFLSMATKTLPIGTAYAVWTGIGAMGAVMIGMLFLNESVTVPRMVFLLFILVGLIGLKLTSGQ; the protein is encoded by the coding sequence ATGGCGTGGGTATACTTAGTCATTGCCGGCATTTTCGAAGTCGTATGGGCGGTTGCGTTAAAATATACGATGGGATTTACACGGCTTGTGCCGTCCATCATTACGGTTTTCGGTGCGCTTGCCAGCTTTTATTTTTTGTCGATGGCGACAAAAACGTTGCCAATCGGAACCGCCTATGCAGTATGGACGGGAATCGGAGCGATGGGGGCGGTCATGATCGGCATGCTCTTTTTAAACGAGTCGGTGACCGTGCCGAGGATGGTCTTTTTGTTGTTTATTCTTGTCGGGCTGATCGGATTAAAGTTGACATCCGGGCAGTAA
- a CDS encoding DUF4179 domain-containing protein produces the protein MSSHDDLVKQKIESSIDHIPVPESIFAFAKELPFQVEKQQNPRLTRKPRWRKWLAVAAASIFIGISTGAYISPTFAAYIKSFFIRPELDEGLQTAAKEGFSQKTEAAVTDHGITFRIKEVMADTNRLIFTYSLENKNGKLIDPTILFEKEQWGPKQTMYFVKHANEFYITNEKGEVVSTNRTYQTNTGRMVSQSIDQVFPHDHYADLMFSLNDKALEAKQLFIHIDLNQIGTVNGQWKLKIPVNIDKSMLATKTVPIGQTYVTDDGLQITVKKLVYSPTLTSIELETSWTEEGKERLKSHPEYLLGDQMFYEPLFDIVDSNGNIVATTLPRWDIETSKREVFVYKKEFPSRQPNVVRWRYSFLPFSPKGTYTFVFRGIERTEFPNQSLTFSVEELKKQPISLRYKGNTLTIHQLRLETNKENESTGILDVETNSYLGMDFQLNDEKQHFYTINTKDSWWPTIISYDEKKMMYKIKSNVEVEGMDKIPKQLTITLKSVIVFDPSENWHVSLPASNE, from the coding sequence ATGAGTTCCCATGATGATTTAGTAAAGCAAAAGATAGAAAGCTCGATCGATCACATTCCCGTTCCGGAAAGCATTTTTGCTTTTGCCAAAGAACTTCCTTTCCAAGTAGAAAAACAACAAAATCCGAGACTCACACGTAAACCGAGATGGCGAAAATGGCTAGCAGTTGCTGCCGCTTCCATCTTCATCGGAATTTCAACAGGGGCTTATATTTCTCCGACATTTGCCGCCTACATTAAATCCTTTTTCATCCGTCCTGAGCTGGATGAAGGCTTGCAAACCGCTGCAAAAGAAGGATTCTCGCAAAAAACAGAAGCCGCTGTCACTGATCACGGTATTACGTTTAGAATCAAAGAAGTAATGGCGGATACGAATCGCCTTATCTTTACGTATAGTCTTGAAAACAAAAACGGAAAATTGATCGACCCAACTATTCTTTTTGAAAAAGAGCAATGGGGACCAAAGCAAACAATGTATTTTGTTAAACATGCCAATGAATTTTACATTACTAATGAGAAAGGGGAGGTCGTATCCACAAATAGGACATATCAAACAAACACGGGGAGAATGGTTTCGCAATCTATTGATCAAGTATTCCCTCACGACCATTACGCTGATCTTATGTTCTCATTAAACGATAAAGCCCTCGAAGCAAAACAGCTTTTTATCCATATCGATCTGAATCAAATTGGTACGGTCAATGGTCAATGGAAGCTGAAAATTCCAGTCAACATCGATAAAAGCATGTTGGCTACAAAAACAGTACCGATTGGCCAAACATATGTCACTGACGACGGATTGCAAATTACGGTGAAAAAACTTGTCTATTCTCCTACATTAACGAGCATTGAGTTAGAAACGTCATGGACAGAGGAAGGAAAAGAACGGCTAAAAAGCCACCCAGAATACTTGCTTGGTGACCAAATGTTTTATGAGCCGCTATTCGATATTGTAGATAGCAACGGAAATATTGTCGCAACAACTTTACCAAGATGGGACATCGAAACGTCAAAAAGAGAGGTATTTGTTTATAAAAAAGAATTTCCTTCCCGACAGCCAAATGTCGTCCGTTGGCGCTATTCGTTCCTCCCGTTTTCACCAAAAGGAACATACACATTTGTATTTCGCGGGATCGAAAGAACGGAATTCCCAAATCAATCGTTGACGTTCTCTGTGGAAGAATTGAAAAAGCAGCCAATTTCTCTTCGCTATAAAGGAAATACCCTTACGATTCATCAGTTGCGATTAGAAACAAATAAAGAGAACGAATCCACTGGGATATTAGATGTAGAAACAAACTCCTATTTAGGAATGGATTTCCAACTAAACGATGAGAAACAGCACTTCTACACGATCAACACGAAAGATTCTTGGTGGCCAACGATCATCAGCTACGACGAAAAGAAAATGATGTATAAAATAAAAAGCAATGTCGAAGTAGAGGGAATGGACAAGATCCCGAAACAGCTGACAATTACTTTAAAATCGGTGATCGTATTTGATCCAAGCGAGAATTGGCATGTTTCACTTCCTGCCAGCAATGAATAA
- a CDS encoding RNA polymerase sigma factor, translating to MHDEQHLLFQCRQGNKDAFYLLVSPHLAKAYRLAFTILRSHYDAEDVVQNSLLEVYRAINENKEIRHFASWFYRLVTHRAIDLARKIGKERQYTEISDVLPFLSNSHHLPVDEVISKEEEQELLAHILKLDIKYRVILVLYYYQNMKISEIAELLQIKEGTVKSRLFQARNLLYQYFQKERKEELR from the coding sequence ATGCATGATGAACAACATCTTTTGTTTCAATGCAGACAAGGAAACAAAGACGCTTTTTATCTGCTTGTTTCCCCGCATCTAGCAAAAGCGTACCGGCTCGCTTTTACGATTCTTCGCTCGCACTACGATGCCGAAGACGTAGTGCAAAATAGTTTACTCGAAGTTTATCGTGCCATCAACGAAAATAAAGAAATCCGTCATTTCGCGTCATGGTTTTATCGCCTTGTCACACATCGCGCCATTGATTTGGCGCGCAAAATCGGAAAAGAAAGGCAATACACTGAAATCAGCGATGTGCTTCCGTTTTTATCGAATTCTCATCACTTGCCCGTTGACGAAGTGATCAGTAAAGAAGAGGAGCAGGAGCTTTTGGCGCATATTCTTAAGCTCGATATAAAATATCGCGTTATTCTTGTGCTTTATTACTATCAAAACATGAAAATTAGCGAGATTGCCGAACTTCTTCAAATCAAAGAAGGCACGGTAAAATCGCGGCTGTTCCAAGCGCGAAATTTGCTTTATCAATATTTTCAAAAAGAACGGAAGGAGGAGCTTCGATGA
- a CDS encoding antibiotic biosynthesis monooxygenase family protein, translating into MEKPYYAVIFTSERTEGDHGYDAMAKQMVELASQQPGFLGVDSVHNESGAGITVSYWDSLEAIEQWKAHAAHQIAQEKGKQQWYERYSVRVCKVEREYGFEK; encoded by the coding sequence ATGGAAAAGCCATATTACGCAGTGATTTTCACCTCGGAGCGAACCGAAGGAGATCACGGATATGATGCGATGGCAAAACAAATGGTTGAACTGGCCTCCCAACAGCCTGGTTTTCTTGGCGTCGACAGCGTCCACAATGAAAGCGGCGCCGGCATCACCGTTTCCTATTGGGATTCTTTAGAGGCCATTGAACAATGGAAGGCGCACGCGGCGCACCAAATCGCGCAAGAAAAAGGAAAGCAGCAATGGTACGAGCGCTATTCAGTCCGGGTGTGCAAAGTAGAACGGGAATATGGTTTTGAAAAGTAA
- a CDS encoding DMT family transporter, with protein MNAKEIMALFLLAALWGASFLFMRISAPAIGPVLTIELRVLIAGIVLLLYVWMFKKSVELKAYWKEYLIVGALNAAIPFTLIAAATLHLPASVAAILNSTTPLFTALVSRWFLHEPLYAKKWIGIVLGTVGVFALVGWSPVPLSTQTVFSALLSILAAFSYGCGGVYAKKAFTGVSSLSLSIGQQLGAAAVLIPLAAFAIPTKPVSPLVMYSVLGLAVFCTAIAYLFYFYLLANVGPTKTLSVTFLVPVFGVIWGMIFLHEKITIGMLGGLAIILTSIFLLSDVKITVRRQEYIKG; from the coding sequence ATGAACGCAAAAGAAATCATGGCGCTTTTTCTGCTTGCGGCTTTATGGGGAGCCTCTTTTTTATTTATGCGCATCTCTGCCCCTGCCATCGGGCCTGTGCTTACGATCGAGTTGCGCGTACTTATTGCCGGCATCGTGCTGTTATTGTATGTATGGATGTTCAAAAAAAGCGTAGAGCTGAAAGCTTATTGGAAGGAATATCTTATCGTTGGGGCGCTGAATGCGGCAATTCCGTTTACGCTCATTGCCGCTGCCACGCTGCATTTACCTGCTTCCGTAGCTGCCATCTTGAATTCGACCACCCCGTTGTTTACCGCGCTTGTTTCGCGATGGTTTCTTCATGAACCGCTTTATGCAAAAAAATGGATCGGCATCGTCCTCGGCACTGTCGGCGTGTTTGCGCTAGTCGGCTGGAGCCCTGTTCCACTGTCGACGCAGACCGTTTTTTCTGCGTTACTTTCGATTTTGGCCGCGTTCTCATACGGATGCGGCGGTGTGTATGCCAAAAAGGCATTTACGGGAGTTTCTTCCTTATCGTTGTCGATTGGGCAGCAATTAGGTGCCGCTGCTGTGCTCATTCCGTTGGCAGCTTTCGCTATTCCAACAAAACCAGTATCGCCGCTCGTCATGTATTCGGTATTGGGACTGGCCGTTTTTTGCACGGCGATCGCTTACTTATTTTATTTTTACTTACTAGCAAACGTTGGACCAACCAAAACATTAAGCGTTACCTTTCTTGTACCTGTTTTCGGCGTCATCTGGGGAATGATTTTCCTTCACGAAAAAATCACGATTGGCATGCTCGGCGGCCTAGCCATTATTTTAACAAGCATTTTCCTCTTGTCAGATGTCAAAATCACTGTGAGGCGACAAGAGTACATAAAAGGATAA
- a CDS encoding YkvA family protein: MRKIWKRLRFIVKIRRFLPFLIEFFRSQEVPALKKALSILLLAIYMVFPFDIIPDWLGLFGIIDDVTVLLFIFQQIIKMAPSHLKDKYGV; this comes from the coding sequence ATGAGGAAAATATGGAAACGACTGCGTTTCATCGTTAAAATTCGTCGGTTTCTCCCGTTTTTAATAGAGTTTTTTCGATCTCAAGAAGTGCCTGCGTTGAAAAAGGCGCTCTCCATTTTACTTCTAGCGATCTATATGGTGTTTCCATTTGACATTATTCCGGATTGGTTGGGGTTGTTTGGCATCATTGATGATGTAACCGTACTATTATTTATCTTTCAGCAAATCATCAAAATGGCTCCTTCTCATTTAAAAGATAAATACGGTGTGTAA